In Streptomyces sp. NBC_00306, a single genomic region encodes these proteins:
- a CDS encoding PucR family transcriptional regulator ligand-binding domain-containing protein produces MPETAAAPPTPPVPLTALLAREDLGLRQIAGPREPGAVIHMVHTSEMADPYPYLLGGELLLSAGVLLEDPDRYVSRIVAAGAAALGFGVTPVYDTVPAELVEACDRHGLPLLEVPPPTTFTAVARAVWRLMAEARHRELRRVTQAQQGLAAAAARPDPVPAVLTQLASRVGGQAVLLAADGTELSAAGRAPSPGARRALARLAGVVGPGSPPVPEAAEGSARPAPSSASDTVDGIHLAAYALGGSQGLVLGLCAPGREPGDHTVAGVAVVLLSLLTAPHQGVDATGRSAALVRLLLGAGPAEAAPLLGAERWTVVHARGGRGTPFDASALGAALGSALVDPAGDGTVRILLPAGREVTAQPGWVLGVSDPVAPQDLGAADTRAARALHRAMATRSELVRHRGTSLAALLSPEEAATHARLRLAPLADSPALVETLRSWLSLHGSWDRTAAAMEVHRNTVRQRISRCAALLDEDLDDADVRMELWFALRWL; encoded by the coding sequence ATGCCGGAGACCGCAGCGGCACCTCCCACCCCACCGGTCCCGCTGACCGCACTGCTGGCGCGTGAGGATCTCGGCCTGCGCCAGATCGCCGGGCCGCGGGAGCCCGGTGCGGTCATCCACATGGTGCACACCTCCGAGATGGCGGATCCCTATCCGTATCTGCTCGGCGGAGAACTGCTGCTCAGCGCGGGCGTACTGCTGGAGGATCCCGACCGCTACGTCTCGCGCATCGTCGCGGCGGGGGCGGCGGCGCTCGGTTTCGGCGTCACGCCGGTGTACGACACGGTGCCCGCCGAGCTGGTCGAGGCGTGCGACCGGCACGGCCTGCCGCTGCTGGAGGTGCCGCCGCCGACCACCTTCACGGCCGTGGCCCGGGCGGTGTGGCGGTTGATGGCGGAGGCACGCCATCGCGAGCTGCGGAGGGTGACACAGGCACAGCAGGGCCTGGCCGCGGCGGCCGCCCGCCCGGACCCGGTCCCGGCCGTCCTCACCCAGCTGGCGTCCCGGGTCGGCGGCCAGGCCGTGCTGCTGGCCGCGGACGGTACGGAGCTGTCGGCCGCCGGCCGCGCCCCGTCCCCGGGGGCCCGCCGGGCCCTGGCGCGGCTCGCCGGCGTGGTGGGCCCGGGCAGCCCGCCTGTGCCGGAGGCCGCGGAGGGCAGTGCACGGCCCGCGCCGAGCTCCGCCAGCGACACCGTCGACGGCATCCACCTCGCCGCGTACGCCCTCGGCGGCAGTCAGGGGCTCGTCCTCGGGCTCTGCGCCCCCGGGCGTGAGCCGGGTGACCACACCGTCGCCGGGGTCGCCGTCGTGCTGCTGTCCCTGCTCACCGCGCCCCACCAGGGCGTCGACGCGACGGGCCGCAGCGCGGCCCTTGTACGGCTGCTGCTGGGAGCCGGGCCCGCGGAGGCCGCGCCGCTGCTCGGGGCCGAGCGGTGGACCGTGGTGCACGCGCGCGGCGGGCGCGGCACCCCCTTCGACGCGTCCGCGCTGGGAGCCGCCCTCGGCAGCGCGCTCGTGGATCCGGCGGGCGACGGCACGGTACGCATCCTGCTGCCGGCCGGCCGCGAGGTGACCGCCCAGCCGGGCTGGGTCCTCGGCGTGAGCGACCCCGTGGCCCCGCAGGATCTCGGAGCCGCCGACACCCGCGCGGCGCGGGCGCTGCACCGGGCCATGGCCACCCGCAGCGAGCTGGTGCGCCATCGCGGCACCTCGCTCGCCGCACTGCTCTCCCCCGAGGAAGCGGCGACCCACGCCCGGCTGCGCCTCGCCCCGCTCGCGGACTCCCCCGCCCTGGTGGAGACCCTGCGCAGCTGGCTCTCGCTGCACGGCAGCTGGGACCGTACGGCCGCCGCGATGGAGGTCCACCGCAACACGGTGCGCCAGCGGATCAGCCGCTGCGCGGCGCTGCTGGACGAGGACCTGGACGACGCGGACGTACGGATGGAGCTGTGGTTCGCGCTGCGCTGGCTCTGA
- a CDS encoding acyl-CoA dehydrogenase family protein yields the protein MRRTVFNEDHEAFRETIRAFIEAEVVPVYDEWFAAGQAPRDFYHKLGELGVFGIRVDEEHGGAGIESHKYEAVMYEETARAGVSFGGSGVHVLLGLPYIKMLASDEQKKRFLPKFATGEEMWALAMTEPGTGSDVAGMKTTAKLSEDGSHYVLNGAKTFITGGVHADRVIVCARTSAPRGDDRRFGISLFAVDAKSAGYSVGRKLDKLGLKVSDTAELAFVDVKVPVEDLLGEENKGFYYLGQNLPSERWGIAFGAYAQAKAAVRFAQQYVQDRTVFGKPVASFQNTKFELAACQAEVDAAEAVADRALEALDAGELSPAEAASAKLFCTEVAHRVIDRCLQLHGGYGYMNEYPIARLYADNRVNRIYGGTSEVMKSIIAKSMGL from the coding sequence GTGCGCCGCACCGTTTTCAACGAGGACCACGAGGCGTTCCGGGAGACCATCCGGGCCTTCATCGAAGCCGAGGTCGTTCCGGTCTACGACGAGTGGTTCGCCGCCGGTCAGGCACCGCGCGACTTCTACCACAAGCTCGGTGAGCTGGGCGTCTTCGGCATCCGCGTCGACGAGGAGCACGGCGGCGCCGGCATCGAGTCGCACAAGTACGAGGCCGTGATGTACGAGGAGACGGCCCGCGCGGGCGTCTCGTTCGGCGGCTCCGGTGTGCACGTGCTGCTCGGCCTTCCGTACATCAAGATGCTCGCCTCCGACGAGCAGAAGAAGCGCTTCCTGCCGAAGTTCGCCACCGGCGAGGAGATGTGGGCGCTGGCGATGACCGAGCCGGGCACCGGCTCCGACGTCGCGGGCATGAAGACCACCGCCAAGCTCTCCGAGGACGGCAGCCACTACGTCCTCAACGGCGCCAAGACCTTCATCACCGGCGGCGTGCACGCCGACCGTGTGATCGTCTGCGCCCGTACGTCCGCGCCCCGCGGGGACGACCGCCGCTTCGGCATCTCCCTGTTCGCGGTGGACGCCAAGTCCGCGGGCTACTCGGTGGGCCGCAAGCTCGACAAGCTCGGCCTGAAGGTCTCCGACACCGCCGAGCTGGCCTTCGTCGACGTCAAGGTCCCCGTCGAGGACCTCCTCGGCGAGGAGAACAAGGGCTTCTACTACCTCGGCCAGAACCTGCCGTCCGAGCGCTGGGGCATCGCCTTCGGTGCGTACGCGCAGGCCAAGGCCGCCGTCCGGTTCGCCCAGCAGTACGTCCAGGACCGCACGGTCTTCGGCAAGCCGGTCGCGTCCTTCCAGAACACCAAGTTCGAGCTGGCCGCCTGCCAGGCCGAGGTGGACGCCGCCGAGGCGGTCGCCGACCGCGCCCTGGAGGCCCTCGACGCGGGCGAGCTGTCCCCCGCCGAGGCCGCGTCCGCGAAGCTGTTCTGCACCGAGGTCGCGCACCGCGTGATCGACCGCTGCCTCCAGCTGCACGGCGGCTACGGCTACATGAACGAGTACCCGATCGCGCGCCTGTACGCCGACAACCGCGTCAACCGCATCTACGGTGGCACCAGCGAGGTCATGAAGTCGATCATCGCCAAGTCCATGGGCCTGTAG
- the tesB gene encoding acyl-CoA thioesterase II — protein sequence MSTALDDLLDLLDLEQIEQDIFRGRSRSAVVPRVFGGQVAAQALVAAGRTVPDDRTAHSLHAYFLRMGDPGAPIVYTVDRIRDGRSFTTRRVVAVQHGQPIFHLSASFQTYEEGLDHQSEMPDAPAPETLPTAAEIMPAYAGHFVDPGIVERMLEARAAVDLRYVDAPPYGSVGKPRKPRSQVWFRANGKLADDPLLHVCLATYVSDMTLLDSVLLAHGRGGWAVGDVVGASLDHAMWFHRPFRADEWLLYDQESPSASGGRGLGQARIYTQDGQLAISVIQEGVVRVPR from the coding sequence ATGAGCACAGCACTTGACGACCTGCTCGATCTGCTCGACCTGGAGCAGATCGAGCAGGACATCTTCCGGGGCCGGTCCCGTTCCGCGGTCGTGCCCCGGGTCTTCGGCGGACAGGTCGCGGCCCAGGCGCTCGTCGCCGCGGGCCGCACCGTCCCCGACGACCGCACCGCGCACTCCCTGCACGCGTACTTCCTGCGGATGGGCGACCCCGGCGCACCGATCGTCTACACGGTCGACCGCATCCGTGACGGCCGCTCCTTCACCACGCGCCGGGTCGTGGCCGTCCAGCACGGCCAGCCGATCTTCCATCTGTCGGCCTCCTTCCAGACGTACGAGGAGGGCCTCGACCACCAGTCGGAGATGCCGGACGCGCCCGCGCCCGAGACGCTTCCGACGGCGGCCGAGATCATGCCCGCGTACGCCGGGCACTTCGTCGACCCCGGCATCGTCGAGCGGATGCTGGAGGCACGGGCCGCGGTCGATCTGCGCTATGTCGACGCGCCGCCGTACGGCAGCGTGGGCAAGCCGAGGAAGCCCCGATCCCAGGTGTGGTTCCGCGCCAACGGCAAGCTGGCCGACGACCCCCTGCTGCACGTCTGCCTCGCGACCTACGTCTCCGACATGACGCTGCTCGACTCGGTGCTACTGGCCCACGGCCGCGGCGGCTGGGCGGTCGGCGACGTGGTGGGCGCCTCGCTGGACCACGCGATGTGGTTCCACCGGCCGTTCCGCGCGGACGAGTGGCTGCTGTACGACCAGGAGTCCCCGTCGGCGTCCGGCGGCCGCGGCCTCGGCCAGGCCCGCATCTACACCCAGGACGGGCAGCTGGCCATCTCGGTCATCCAGGAAGGCGTGGTGCGGGTCCCCCGCTGA
- a CDS encoding phosphatase, protein MPIPSRAALVDHLVRTRIAGDVATPRDNNLSHYRKLANGDRHYWLGLELGDRWTDEQDVLAVMAERCGVNDDPQHRTGQDTIDPELTVDALERMAGRLRKAVAGQERVLFATGHPGGLLDVHRRTADALRAAGCEIVRIPGGLTADEGMVFQFADVAMLERGATLWHTHSPAPMAAILDGLEREGSPQPDLVVADHGWAGCAGQRGLDSVGYADCNDPALFIGEAEGTLQVTVPLDDHVTDPRFYDPMTEYLLDAAGLAGR, encoded by the coding sequence ATGCCGATACCCAGCCGTGCCGCCCTTGTCGATCATCTCGTCCGCACCCGTATCGCCGGAGACGTCGCCACACCGCGCGACAACAACCTCTCCCACTACCGCAAGCTCGCCAACGGCGACCGTCACTACTGGCTGGGTCTCGAGCTCGGCGACCGCTGGACGGACGAGCAGGACGTGCTGGCCGTCATGGCCGAGCGGTGCGGTGTCAACGACGATCCGCAGCACCGGACCGGGCAGGACACCATCGACCCGGAGCTGACCGTCGACGCCCTGGAGCGGATGGCCGGGCGGCTGCGCAAGGCCGTCGCCGGGCAGGAGCGCGTCCTGTTCGCGACCGGGCACCCGGGCGGGCTGCTCGACGTGCACCGGAGAACCGCGGACGCCCTGCGGGCGGCCGGCTGCGAGATCGTCCGGATTCCCGGCGGGCTCACCGCGGACGAGGGCATGGTCTTCCAGTTCGCCGACGTCGCCATGCTGGAGCGCGGGGCCACCCTGTGGCACACCCACTCCCCGGCGCCCATGGCCGCCATTCTCGACGGCCTGGAGCGCGAGGGCAGCCCGCAGCCCGACCTCGTGGTCGCCGACCACGGCTGGGCCGGCTGCGCGGGCCAGCGGGGGCTCGACTCCGTCGGGTACGCGGACTGCAACGACCCCGCGCTGTTCATCGGGGAGGCCGAGGGCACCCTCCAGGTGACCGTCCCGCTGGACGACCACGTCACGGACCCGCGGTTCTACGACCCGATGACCGAGTACCTGCTGGACGCCGCGGGGCTGGCGGGCCGGTAG
- a CDS encoding SACE_7040 family transcriptional regulator, producing the protein MSTRTDAPTRREQILKEAARLFAERGFHGVGVDEIGAAVGISGPGLYRHFPGKDAMLAELLVGISERLLSGGRLRVEESPADPEVLLAALIDGHIDFALDDRPLITLHDRELDRLRDTDRKLVRQLQRQYVELWVTAVRELHPEVAESEARAAVHAVFGLLNSTPHLGSYGSGLPGRAATETLLRRLAHGAFASLTA; encoded by the coding sequence ATGAGCACCAGGACGGATGCGCCGACCCGCCGCGAGCAGATCCTCAAAGAGGCCGCTCGCCTCTTCGCCGAGCGCGGGTTCCACGGCGTGGGGGTCGACGAGATAGGGGCGGCGGTCGGCATCAGCGGTCCCGGCCTGTACCGCCACTTCCCGGGCAAGGACGCGATGCTCGCCGAGCTCCTGGTGGGCATCAGCGAGCGGCTGCTGAGCGGGGGACGGCTGCGGGTCGAGGAGTCGCCGGCGGACCCCGAGGTGCTGCTGGCCGCGCTGATCGACGGCCATATCGACTTCGCCCTGGACGACCGCCCGCTGATCACCCTCCACGACCGCGAACTGGACCGGCTGCGCGACACCGACCGCAAGCTGGTGCGGCAGTTGCAGCGGCAGTACGTGGAGCTGTGGGTGACGGCGGTGCGCGAACTGCACCCGGAGGTGGCCGAGTCGGAGGCGCGTGCCGCGGTCCACGCGGTGTTCGGCCTGCTCAACTCGACACCGCACCTCGGCTCGTACGGCAGCGGTCTGCCCGGCCGGGCGGCGACCGAGACCCTGCTGCGGCGCCTCGCGCACGGAGCGTTCGCCTCGCTCACGGCCTGA